One genomic window of Trichomycterus rosablanca isolate fTriRos1 chromosome 1, fTriRos1.hap1, whole genome shotgun sequence includes the following:
- the gdi2 gene encoding rab GDP dissociation inhibitor beta, giving the protein MNEEYDVIVLGTGLTECILSGIMSVKGKKVLHMDRNSYYGGESASITPLEDLYKRFSLPGSPPESMGKGRDWNVDLIPKFLMANGQLVRMLLITQVTRYLDFKVIEGSFVYKKGGIYKVPSTETEALASSLMGLFEKRRFRKFLVFVSSFDENDPRTMEGVDPNKTTMREVYKKFDLGQDVIDFTGHAIALYRTDDYLDQPCLESINRIKLYSESLARYGKSPYLYPLYGLGELPQGFARLSAIYGGTYMLNKPIEEIIIENGKVVGVKSDGETARCKQLICDPSYIMDRAKVVGKVIRVICILSHPIKSTSDSNSCQIIIPQNQVNRKHDIYVCMISYAHNVAAQGKYIAIVSTTVETNDPEKEIKPALDLLEPIEQKLVSISDQYAPTDLGTESQVFISRSYDATTHFETTCDDIKDIFKRMTGTDFDFAEMERKKNDIFGDGADQ; this is encoded by the exons ATGAATGAAGAATACGACGTTATCGTGTTGGGAACCGGACTCACG GAATGCATCCTGTCCGGGATCATGTCCGTAAAGGGAAAGAAGGTCCTGCATATGGACAGGAACTCCTACTATGGAGGAGAAAGCGCCTCAATCACCCCTCTGGAGGAT CTGTACAAGCGCTTCAGTCTGCCTGGTAGCCCTCCTGAGTCAATGGGGAAAGGTCGTGACTGGAACGTGGATCTCATCCCAAAGTTTCTCATGGCGAACG gtcaGCTGGTGCGTATGCTGCTGATTACACAGGTGACTCGATACCTGGACTTTAAAGTGATTGAGGGCAGCTTTGTCTACAAGAAGGGTGGCATTTACAAAGTGCCCTCCACAGAAACTGAGGCTCTGGCTTCCA gCCTGATGGGACTATTTGAAAAGAGGCGATTCCGGAAGTTTTTGGTTTTTGTGTCCAGCTTTGATGAGAACGACCCCCGAACCATGGAAGGCGTCGATCCCAACAAGACTACCATGCGTGAGGTTTACAAAAAGTTTGACCTTGGCCAAGATGTCATTGACTTTACAGGTCACGCCATTGCACTTTACCGCACAGACGA TTATCTGGATCAGCCCTGCCTGGAGTCGATAAACAGGATTAAGCTGTACAGTGAATCCTTGGCAAGATATGGCAAGAGCCCATATCTCTACCCTCTGTATGGATTGGGAGAACTGCCTCAGGGCTTTGCCCg GTTAAGTGCCATTTATGGAGGAACTTACATGCTGAACAAGCCAATTGAAGAGATCATCATTGAGAATGGCAAAGTGGTGGGCGTCAAATCTGATGGAGAG actGCCCGCTGTAAACAGCTGATCTGCGACCCCAGCTACATAATGGACCGGGCTAAGGTTGTAGGCAAGGTGATCAGAGTCATCTGCATCTTAAGTCATCCCATTAAGAGTACCTCAGACTCTAACTCCTGCCAGATCATCATCCCCCAGAACCAGGTCAACAGGAAGCATG ATATCTACGTGTGCATGATCTCTTACGCACACAACGTGGCAGCCCAGGGTAAATACATTGCCATTGTCAGTACCACTGTGGAGACTAACGACCCTGAGAAAGAGATAAAACCTGCGCTGGATCTGCTTGAGCCCATTGAGCAGAA GTTAGTAAGCATCAGCGATCAGTATGCTCCAACTGATCTGGGAACAGAAAGCCAG GTGTTCATTTCTCGTTCCTACGATGCCACAACCCACTTTGAGACCACTTGCGATGACATCAAAGACATCTTCAAGCGCATGACTGGCACGGACTTTGACTTTGCTGAGATGGAGCGCAAAAAGAACGACATCTTTGGCGACGGGGCCGACCAGTAA